In Candidatus Nanosynbacter lyticus, one genomic interval encodes:
- a CDS encoding polyphenol oxidase family protein, which yields MAGAMIAADQPVCFPSDLLVAVSSKDDGTMLNRIRGRHVAEVLENRRRFCDQTGVKYDDVVYHVISYDQGQTFDTIAEVTEADTTRHNNEGIFADALYTEMAGVGLFLPVADCIATVIYDPKRRALMLAHLGRHSTVVQLMSRAVQHFVERGSRAKDLQIWMSPSITQKNYCMDYFNYADDINWQNFCHQTADGIYLDMQGFNRSLAIRAGVPDDNIFISPIDTADNPNYFSHSSGDIGGRFVVVACMRY from the coding sequence ATGGCGGGCGCGATGATTGCGGCAGATCAGCCCGTCTGCTTTCCGTCCGATCTGCTAGTTGCGGTTTCGTCGAAAGACGACGGCACTATGCTCAATCGTATTCGCGGTCGCCACGTAGCTGAGGTATTGGAGAATCGGCGGCGGTTTTGCGATCAAACTGGTGTTAAGTATGACGACGTTGTTTATCACGTGATTTCATACGACCAAGGACAAACGTTTGATACTATTGCCGAAGTTACTGAAGCTGACACGACCCGACATAACAACGAAGGTATTTTTGCTGACGCACTATATACCGAAATGGCTGGTGTGGGATTGTTCCTGCCAGTGGCGGACTGTATCGCCACCGTTATATATGATCCAAAACGCCGGGCACTTATGCTGGCGCATTTAGGTCGGCATTCGACGGTTGTGCAGTTAATGTCTCGGGCAGTTCAGCATTTTGTCGAGCGCGGTAGCCGGGCAAAAGATTTACAAATTTGGATGTCGCCAAGCATCACACAGAAAAATTATTGTATGGATTATTTTAATTACGCAGACGACATCAATTGGCAAAATTTCTGCCATCAAACGGCTGACGGAATTTATCTGGACATGCAAGGATTCAATCGTTCGCTGGCTATCCGGGCGGGCGTTCCTGATGATAACATTTTCATTTCGCCAATTGATACGGCGGACAATCCAAATTATTTTTCGCACTCATCGGGCGATATTGGCGGTAGGTTTGTTGTCGTTGCGTGTATGCGATATTGA
- the rsmA gene encoding 16S rRNA (adenine(1518)-N(6)/adenine(1519)-N(6))-dimethyltransferase RsmA, with protein sequence MAGPKKELGQHWLRDPEILAEIAEAAELSNDDVVLEIGPGLGTLTSRLLSRAGRVVAVEFDADLARKLPGQFPGKNLEVINEDILQFDLNQLPKDYKVVANVPYYITSKIVEKLMTAENKPSLAVLLVQKEVAQRIAAEPGEMSILAVSAQLFAEAELDIEVPRQFFTPPPKVDSQVVVLRTRDEPLVAAEDQKDFFRIVKAGFSTKRKKLRSSLSGGLGVSKDSAEQLLKKANISPDVRAEDLAINDWQRLLSEWRAR encoded by the coding sequence ATGGCGGGTCCAAAGAAAGAGTTGGGGCAGCATTGGTTGCGCGACCCAGAAATATTGGCGGAAATTGCCGAGGCAGCGGAACTGAGTAACGATGATGTGGTTTTGGAAATTGGGCCAGGACTTGGCACGTTGACTAGTCGGTTGTTGTCACGAGCTGGGCGCGTGGTGGCGGTAGAATTTGACGCGGATTTGGCGCGCAAGTTGCCAGGACAATTTCCCGGCAAAAACCTGGAAGTGATCAATGAAGATATTTTACAGTTTGATCTGAATCAACTGCCGAAGGACTATAAAGTAGTCGCCAACGTGCCATACTACATCACCAGTAAAATTGTTGAAAAGTTGATGACGGCGGAAAATAAACCGAGCTTGGCGGTGCTGTTGGTGCAAAAAGAAGTCGCCCAGCGTATCGCGGCGGAGCCTGGTGAGATGAGTATTTTAGCGGTTAGCGCGCAGCTGTTTGCCGAGGCAGAACTCGATATTGAGGTGCCGCGGCAATTTTTCACGCCACCGCCAAAAGTTGATTCGCAAGTAGTGGTATTGAGGACTCGTGATGAACCGCTCGTTGCCGCTGAAGACCAAAAAGACTTTTTCCGCATTGTCAAAGCTGGTTTTTCTACTAAGCGTAAGAAACTGCGCTCCAGTTTGAGCGGTGGACTGGGTGTTAGTAAAGATAGCGCCGAACAGTTGCTGAAAAAGGCTAACATTTCGCCTGATGTCCGTGCTGAGGATTTGGCGATTAACGATTGGCAGCGACTACTGAGTGAATGGCGGGCGCGATGA
- a CDS encoding G5 domain-containing protein, translated as MRAKGLFFGKIIGFAMLIMLAMPMLSFAEGKSPSRHLVRVYDRGEEKTIVTNALTVRQALQAAKISIDEKMDTVEPNIDMELTGSKYQVNIFRARPITIVDGNKRLKITTAEQTPALIAKAAGMTLYREDKTQFTNSENLLVNGAGLVMKIERAKQRTVTEEADIDFQIEQIKDDSQPIGFKSVRQLGEKGVRKITYQVEVDGEREVGRREMSSEIMRQPKKQVEIIGTKPKNPLTKSKGAQIFTDSKGVAHRETYYDLPMNVVINACGGGGYTVRADGAKVDKDGYILVAANYGNYPRCSVVETSMGPGKVYDTGGFAVRHPHGFDLATDWTNGDGR; from the coding sequence ATGCGAGCAAAAGGTTTATTTTTTGGAAAAATTATTGGCTTTGCTATGTTGATTATGCTTGCAATGCCAATGTTGTCGTTTGCCGAAGGAAAAAGTCCTAGTAGACATTTGGTTCGTGTATATGATCGTGGCGAAGAAAAAACAATTGTGACAAATGCTTTAACGGTGCGTCAGGCTCTGCAGGCCGCTAAGATTTCTATTGATGAGAAAATGGACACCGTTGAACCAAATATTGATATGGAGCTCACAGGTTCAAAATACCAGGTTAACATCTTCCGCGCCCGCCCAATAACAATCGTTGACGGTAATAAACGCTTAAAAATTACCACTGCCGAACAAACACCAGCTTTGATTGCTAAGGCTGCAGGAATGACGCTTTATCGTGAAGATAAGACGCAGTTTACAAATTCTGAAAATCTTTTGGTGAATGGTGCGGGGTTGGTGATGAAGATTGAGCGAGCTAAACAGCGAACGGTGACGGAAGAAGCTGATATTGATTTTCAGATTGAACAGATAAAGGACGATTCTCAACCAATTGGCTTTAAGAGTGTGAGGCAGTTGGGTGAGAAGGGTGTGCGAAAGATAACGTATCAAGTTGAAGTTGATGGTGAGCGTGAGGTAGGACGTAGGGAAATGTCTAGTGAGATTATGCGGCAGCCAAAAAAGCAAGTTGAAATAATTGGCACCAAGCCTAAAAACCCACTGACTAAAAGCAAGGGCGCGCAGATATTTACCGATTCTAAAGGCGTGGCCCATCGTGAGACTTATTACGATTTGCCGATGAATGTGGTGATTAATGCTTGCGGCGGCGGTGGCTACACGGTGCGAGCAGACGGCGCTAAAGTAGACAAGGACGGCTATATTTTAGTGGCGGCAAATTATGGTAATTATCCGCGCTGTTCGGTGGTGGAAACCAGTATGGGTCCTGGCAAGGTGTATGATACCGGCGGCTTTGCCGTGCGTCATCCGCATGGTTTTGATTTGGCGACTGACTGGACGAATGGAGATGGTCGCTAG
- a CDS encoding resuscitation-promoting factor, whose amino-acid sequence MNLRLQARYYSTKIMLTAGAILTLVGGLLFVNQALADTAKPVAKAGERLVNIYDRGVEKTIVTKARTVREALKLAKISIDERQDVVEPGLDSEMVAEKYNVNIFRARPITIVDGNKRLKITTAEQTPALIAKAAGIEVFTEDKTTMGKGDNVVVDGADTVMKVERASVVNFVLYGKESVVRTHAKTVDELLNDKNITLQKDDTLSVDQSARIVPGMKIELWRNGKQTVTVEEDVKFQTEKVQDANRDLGYREVKQAGENGKKNVTYEIEMKNGVEVSRKEIASVITKESKKQIEIVGAKSSNTFSGSFSEALSRLRSCEGSYTSNTGNGYYGAYQFNRGTWASVADPSKYGNATPAEQDEAAWKLYQRRGWSPWPTCKIKMGLQDIYR is encoded by the coding sequence ATGAATTTAAGATTACAAGCAAGATATTATTCAACTAAAATTATGCTCACCGCTGGCGCTATATTGACGCTGGTTGGTGGTTTATTATTTGTCAATCAAGCTTTGGCTGACACGGCTAAACCAGTTGCTAAGGCTGGCGAAAGATTGGTTAATATATACGATAGAGGCGTCGAAAAGACAATTGTTACTAAAGCGCGGACAGTTCGTGAGGCTTTAAAATTGGCTAAGATTTCTATTGATGAACGGCAAGACGTCGTTGAGCCTGGCTTAGATTCGGAGATGGTGGCTGAGAAATATAACGTTAACATCTTCCGCGCTCGCCCAATAACAATTGTTGACGGTAATAAACGCTTAAAAATTACCACCGCCGAACAAACACCAGCTTTGATTGCGAAGGCGGCGGGAATTGAGGTTTTTACTGAGGATAAAACCACAATGGGTAAAGGTGATAACGTAGTGGTTGATGGCGCAGACACAGTCATGAAAGTAGAGCGGGCGTCTGTGGTGAATTTTGTTTTATATGGTAAGGAGTCTGTGGTTCGTACTCACGCAAAAACAGTCGATGAGTTATTGAATGATAAAAATATTACCTTACAGAAAGATGATACGCTATCTGTTGATCAGTCGGCAAGAATCGTGCCCGGAATGAAAATTGAATTGTGGCGCAATGGTAAGCAAACCGTGACCGTGGAGGAAGATGTGAAATTCCAGACTGAAAAAGTTCAGGATGCTAACCGAGATTTGGGCTATCGGGAAGTAAAACAGGCTGGTGAAAATGGCAAGAAAAATGTCACTTATGAAATTGAGATGAAAAATGGAGTAGAGGTCAGCCGTAAGGAGATCGCTAGCGTTATAACGAAGGAGTCTAAAAAACAGATTGAGATCGTAGGCGCCAAAAGCTCGAACACATTTTCTGGCAGTTTTTCTGAAGCGTTATCTCGACTAAGGAGTTGTGAGGGCAGTTATACTTCAAATACTGGAAATGGCTATTACGGTGCTTATCAGTTTAATAGAGGCACGTGGGCGTCGGTTGCCGACCCGAGCAAGTACGGTAATGCCACGCCGGCTGAACAAGATGAAGCCGCTTGGAAATTATACCAAAGGCGTGGTTGGAGCCCGTGGCCTACTTGCAAGATAAAGATGGGTTTGCAGGACATCTATAGATAA
- a CDS encoding ATP-dependent helicase, whose product MTNFTDGLNDEQARAVTHGDGPLLILAGAGSGKTKTLTHRIAYLIGELKVFPSRILAVTFTNKAAKEMRQRLAQLLSENADNRQFMPWMGTFHSICVRILRMDGASIGLDRRFLIYDTDDQVSLMKQIMKARGLTDKDIKPRAVLSVISNAKNEMRSAEDFSMSARGPREQKIAELFFAYEKSLKEVAALDFDDLLIKTVELLRSKSDIRQKWQRQFEYILIDEYQDTNAVQYALIKLLVNERRNLCVVGDDAQSIYSFRGADYTNILNFERDFPGTTVVKLEQNYRSTGAILNMANSLISHNIHRTDKNLWTANGDGVDPKLWQLYSESEEAIAIANEIQAQIANGRQYGDVAVLYRTNAQSYAIERALRQSYVPYKIVGGLRFLDRAVIKDVLAYLRLLYQPSDRVSFLRIVNTPKRGIGAVSMAKFLEWNAASGRDIIGGLLAVEEADNLTARAKRPLLELGKILEELQREIDGSPAELIEKIMKQTGYGDFINDGTPQADERMENTGVLVAEAKAYVDVATFLEEMALMSSADTTADQQVTLMTLHAAKGLEFPVVFLAGLEEGILPHARVFDSGKADDIEEERRLCYVGVTRAREELFVSCANSRTQFGQIGYNVPSRFLDEMGLLAGGVDKPAQPMIEPEFYAEDIGLEVGDRVRSPSFGSGEIIDSEGLGVTVKFDDGNIKKLNVEFARLEKI is encoded by the coding sequence ATGACTAATTTTACGGATGGTTTAAATGACGAGCAAGCTCGGGCGGTGACGCATGGCGACGGACCGCTATTGATTTTGGCGGGCGCTGGTTCTGGAAAAACAAAAACACTGACACATCGAATTGCTTATTTGATCGGTGAACTGAAGGTTTTTCCTAGTCGAATTTTAGCAGTAACCTTTACTAATAAAGCGGCTAAGGAAATGCGGCAGCGATTGGCACAGTTGCTGAGTGAGAACGCTGATAATCGTCAATTTATGCCGTGGATGGGGACGTTTCATAGTATTTGTGTACGGATACTAAGGATGGACGGCGCAAGTATTGGGCTGGACAGGCGGTTTTTAATCTACGATACTGACGATCAAGTAAGCCTGATGAAACAGATTATGAAAGCGCGCGGTCTGACGGATAAAGATATTAAGCCACGGGCAGTGCTGTCAGTTATCTCAAACGCTAAAAATGAAATGCGCAGCGCGGAAGATTTTTCAATGTCGGCGCGCGGTCCTCGCGAGCAGAAAATTGCTGAGTTGTTCTTCGCCTATGAAAAATCCTTGAAAGAGGTGGCGGCGCTCGACTTCGATGATCTATTGATAAAGACCGTGGAGCTATTACGATCCAAGTCGGATATTCGCCAGAAATGGCAGCGTCAGTTTGAGTACATTCTAATTGATGAGTATCAGGACACAAATGCTGTGCAGTACGCGCTAATAAAATTATTGGTTAACGAACGGCGTAATTTGTGTGTGGTTGGTGATGACGCGCAGTCGATTTATAGTTTTCGTGGCGCTGATTATACGAATATTCTTAATTTTGAGCGCGATTTTCCGGGGACAACCGTGGTTAAATTGGAGCAAAATTATCGCTCGACGGGCGCAATCTTAAATATGGCAAATTCACTAATTAGCCACAATATCCATCGGACTGACAAGAATTTGTGGACGGCAAATGGTGACGGCGTTGATCCAAAGTTATGGCAACTGTATAGCGAGTCGGAAGAAGCGATAGCTATTGCAAATGAGATTCAGGCGCAAATTGCTAATGGCCGCCAGTATGGCGATGTGGCGGTTTTGTATCGGACAAATGCCCAGAGCTATGCGATTGAGCGGGCGCTTAGGCAGAGTTATGTTCCGTATAAAATTGTTGGTGGTCTAAGGTTTTTGGATCGGGCGGTCATTAAAGATGTGCTGGCTTACCTGCGTTTACTGTATCAGCCAAGTGATCGGGTTAGTTTTTTGCGAATCGTCAATACTCCAAAGCGTGGAATCGGCGCAGTCAGTATGGCTAAGTTTTTGGAATGGAACGCGGCTTCGGGCCGAGATATAATCGGTGGTCTTTTGGCGGTTGAAGAGGCGGATAATTTGACGGCGCGAGCAAAACGACCTTTGCTAGAGTTGGGAAAAATCCTGGAGGAATTACAGCGGGAAATTGATGGTTCGCCAGCAGAGTTAATTGAAAAGATAATGAAACAAACTGGTTATGGAGATTTTATCAATGACGGCACGCCTCAGGCCGATGAACGGATGGAAAATACTGGTGTTCTCGTAGCGGAGGCGAAGGCTTATGTTGATGTGGCGACTTTCCTAGAAGAAATGGCGCTGATGTCTTCGGCGGATACTACAGCTGATCAGCAGGTGACTTTGATGACGCTACATGCTGCCAAAGGATTAGAATTTCCGGTGGTTTTCTTGGCGGGGCTGGAAGAGGGAATTTTGCCACACGCACGAGTGTTTGATAGTGGTAAGGCTGACGATATTGAGGAAGAGCGTCGGCTGTGTTATGTGGGGGTAACTAGGGCGCGAGAGGAATTGTTTGTTAGCTGTGCTAACTCCCGGACACAGTTTGGGCAGATTGGCTATAATGTGCCGTCGCGATTCTTGGATGAAATGGGGCTGTTAGCGGGTGGGGTCGATAAGCCAGCTCAACCGATGATAGAGCCTGAATTTTATGCGGAGGATATTGGATTAGAGGTGGGCGATCGTGTTCGCAGCCCAAGCTTCGGTTCAGGTGAAATTATTGATAGCGAAGGTCTTGGCGTGACGGTGAAATTTGACGACGGAAACATTAAGAAGTTGAATGTTGAATTCGCGCGCCTGGAGAAAATTTGA
- the tpiA gene encoding triose-phosphate isomerase has product MRKKLIIGNWKMNFNMHEASLYLHKLMNMLPSHRDVEVVLAPTILTLQSLSLQINRRIAKLAAQNCYWRDSGAYTGETPVAHLRGIADYVLIGHSERRYIFIESEKDIRLKVQAAIRNRIRPVLCIGETIQERTLGETKDVLADQLTSGLANVTAEELGEVVVAYEPVWAIGTGDNAKAIDVKKATQMIRRHISHLYGKKAAESVRILYGGSITPASAADYLAIDELDGLLVGAASLDAYQFKEIISKAHKG; this is encoded by the coding sequence ATGAGAAAAAAGTTAATTATCGGTAACTGGAAAATGAACTTCAATATGCATGAGGCAAGCTTATATTTGCATAAGCTAATGAATATGCTGCCGTCTCATCGGGATGTTGAAGTGGTATTGGCGCCTACGATTTTGACGCTGCAGAGTTTAAGTTTGCAGATCAATCGGCGGATTGCTAAATTGGCAGCCCAAAACTGCTATTGGCGAGACTCTGGGGCTTACACTGGCGAGACTCCGGTGGCGCATCTTCGGGGAATTGCTGATTATGTTCTAATTGGACATTCAGAAAGACGATATATTTTTATTGAGAGCGAGAAGGATATCCGGTTGAAAGTTCAGGCGGCGATTCGTAATCGGATACGTCCAGTCCTGTGTATTGGCGAGACTATTCAAGAGCGAACGCTTGGCGAAACAAAAGATGTTTTAGCGGATCAGCTGACTAGTGGATTGGCAAATGTCACGGCGGAAGAGCTTGGCGAAGTGGTTGTGGCTTATGAGCCGGTTTGGGCAATTGGTACTGGTGATAATGCTAAGGCTATTGATGTAAAAAAAGCCACACAAATGATTCGGCGGCACATTTCCCATCTGTATGGCAAAAAGGCGGCAGAATCAGTGCGTATTTTGTACGGAGGCAGTATTACGCCAGCGAGCGCTGCAGACTACTTGGCGATTGACGAACTTGATGGTTTATTAGTGGGGGCGGCAAGCTTAGACGCATATCAATTTAAGGAGATAATTTCAAAGGCGCATAAAGGTTAA
- a CDS encoding phosphoglycerate kinase, which translates to MGRKFPKQTIRDVDLRGKTILLRSDYNVPLTKRGQISDDLRIRASLPTLRYLLEQNCKVIVMSHLGRPKGRDPKLSLKVVADHLSKLLGRPVRLLGDCVGESVRQTVRRAPLGSVIMLENLRFYDEEEADDLVFAKSIQRAVRADYFVQDGFAVAHRAHASTHAISLCVPGLAGLLLEKEYITITKAMSSPKHPLVAIIGGAKVSDKISLIKRLIKKADRILIGGAMSNTFLHCRGVNIGKSVFEPGMEKVVSEIYDLAAAKVGPENVDKFLVLPVDVAVAKEISKDCHRREVSVDHIKGDDMALDIGSQTIETFTKILADAKTVIWNGPLGYAEIDNFAIGSARAALAIAQNNEATSIVGGGDTADFILKWDGHDGASFTHVSTGGGASMALMAGKKLPGIESLLDSYGMR; encoded by the coding sequence GTGGGCAGAAAATTTCCAAAGCAAACGATTCGCGATGTTGATTTACGCGGCAAGACTATTCTTCTGCGATCTGATTATAACGTTCCGCTAACAAAGCGCGGTCAAATTTCTGACGACCTAAGAATTCGTGCTTCGCTGCCCACCTTGCGCTATCTTCTGGAGCAGAATTGTAAGGTTATTGTCATGTCGCATTTGGGGCGACCAAAGGGTAGGGATCCTAAACTTAGTTTGAAGGTTGTAGCGGATCATCTGTCTAAATTGCTGGGTCGTCCGGTGAGGCTGCTGGGCGATTGTGTAGGCGAATCAGTTCGCCAGACTGTTCGCCGTGCGCCACTGGGAAGTGTCATTATGCTGGAAAATCTGCGTTTTTATGACGAAGAAGAGGCGGATGATTTGGTGTTTGCTAAGTCGATTCAGCGAGCGGTTCGGGCGGATTACTTTGTGCAGGATGGATTTGCGGTGGCGCATCGAGCGCACGCTAGCACGCATGCCATTTCTCTTTGCGTGCCAGGGTTAGCAGGTTTATTGCTCGAGAAAGAATACATAACGATAACTAAAGCGATGAGTAGTCCTAAGCATCCGCTGGTGGCAATTATCGGCGGTGCAAAAGTAAGCGACAAAATTTCTCTGATAAAGCGCTTGATAAAAAAAGCTGACCGAATTTTAATAGGCGGCGCAATGTCAAATACGTTTCTTCATTGTCGTGGTGTAAATATTGGCAAGAGTGTTTTTGAGCCGGGGATGGAGAAGGTTGTGTCAGAAATCTATGACCTGGCAGCCGCTAAAGTTGGCCCCGAGAATGTCGATAAGTTTTTGGTTTTACCAGTGGATGTGGCGGTGGCGAAAGAGATTTCTAAAGATTGTCACAGACGAGAAGTTAGCGTTGATCACATAAAAGGTGATGATATGGCACTTGATATTGGCAGTCAGACGATTGAGACTTTTACAAAAATATTAGCGGACGCCAAAACTGTTATTTGGAATGGGCCGCTGGGATATGCAGAAATTGATAATTTTGCGATTGGTTCAGCACGAGCTGCCCTAGCGATTGCCCAGAATAATGAGGCGACTTCAATTGTTGGCGGCGGGGATACGGCGGATTTTATATTGAAGTGGGATGGTCATGATGGGGCTAGCTTCACGCACGTTTCCACTGGTGGCGGTGCTAGTATGGCCTTGATGGCTGGTAAAAAATTGCCCGGAATTGAAAGTTTACTAGACTCATACGGCATGAGGTGA
- the pyk gene encoding pyruvate kinase has translation MSENIFKRTKILATIGPATFSQEKVYQLLDAGVNGIRMNFSHGANEERIEQINWVRTASEQLGKPVAILQDLQGPKIRLGVLKDNMLNVKAGDMLFLDSEITEHDGSFNLPVQYNLAEKMKVDEPLYMFDGKIKTIVREIVSPTAIRVEVQNDGFLMSRKGLNLPDTDFGGDILTPKDIADLEWAAGQDFDYVALSFVQKADDIIDLRRRLVELGSTADIIAKIETKSAVEPENLEEIVKASDGVMVARGDLAVEAGAEIVPVMQRRIIALCRKYCKLVIVATQMMGSMVDNPEPSRAEVSDVANAVIQGADVVMLSDETANGKYPIETVQAMRKTIIYTQEHSEVMLVEKAEMREKTDAILSYTAAQLARRIKARAIIAETNTGATAANVGAYRPNLPIVCVTENVKTAQKLALSYASRPYVRPNNTDAAIKLAEELKQEGYFGKDPVTVVLVSGHHPEPGRTDNIQVKTLS, from the coding sequence ATGAGCGAGAATATATTTAAACGAACAAAAATATTAGCAACAATTGGTCCGGCAACGTTTAGCCAAGAAAAGGTCTATCAGCTGCTTGACGCCGGCGTTAACGGTATTCGCATGAATTTTAGCCACGGCGCTAATGAGGAGCGAATTGAGCAAATCAACTGGGTGCGTACTGCCAGTGAGCAGCTCGGTAAGCCAGTAGCGATTCTGCAAGATTTGCAAGGTCCGAAAATCCGCTTAGGTGTCTTAAAGGATAATATGTTGAACGTTAAGGCTGGCGATATGCTATTTTTGGATTCGGAAATTACCGAGCACGACGGCAGCTTTAATCTGCCGGTGCAGTACAATTTGGCAGAAAAGATGAAAGTCGATGAACCGCTCTATATGTTTGACGGTAAAATTAAGACGATTGTGCGGGAAATTGTTAGTCCAACTGCAATCCGTGTTGAGGTTCAGAATGATGGCTTTTTGATGAGCCGTAAGGGACTTAACTTGCCGGATACGGATTTTGGCGGTGATATTTTAACCCCGAAAGATATTGCCGATTTGGAATGGGCCGCAGGTCAGGACTTTGACTATGTGGCGCTGAGCTTCGTGCAGAAAGCCGATGATATTATCGATTTGCGCCGTCGGTTGGTAGAGCTAGGTTCAACTGCTGATATTATTGCTAAGATTGAAACCAAGTCCGCTGTTGAACCAGAGAACTTGGAGGAAATTGTTAAGGCTAGTGACGGCGTGATGGTGGCTCGCGGTGACTTGGCGGTGGAGGCTGGTGCGGAAATTGTGCCAGTTATGCAGCGTCGGATTATCGCTCTGTGTCGTAAATATTGTAAGTTGGTTATTGTTGCCACGCAAATGATGGGTAGCATGGTTGATAATCCAGAGCCAAGCCGCGCCGAAGTAAGCGACGTGGCGAATGCTGTTATTCAGGGCGCAGACGTAGTTATGTTGTCTGATGAAACTGCCAATGGTAAATATCCTATTGAAACCGTCCAAGCAATGCGAAAGACGATTATTTACACCCAAGAACATAGCGAAGTGATGCTGGTAGAAAAGGCTGAAATGCGCGAGAAGACTGACGCGATTTTAAGCTACACAGCAGCACAATTAGCAAGAAGAATTAAAGCACGAGCTATTATCGCAGAAACCAACACTGGGGCAACTGCCGCAAATGTTGGTGCATATCGTCCTAATTTGCCAATTGTTTGTGTGACTGAAAATGTTAAAACTGCACAAAAGTTAGCGTTAAGTTACGCCTCTCGTCCTTATGTTCGACCAAATAATACGGACGCAGCCATTAAATTGGCTGAAGAGCTGAAGCAGGAAGGCTATTTTGGTAAAGACCCAGTAACGGTTGTGCTGGTGAGCGGACACCATCCAGAGCCAGGTCGAACTGACAATATCCAAGTTAAAACATTGTCATAA